From one Mycobacterium colombiense CECT 3035 genomic stretch:
- a CDS encoding TetR/AcrR family transcriptional regulator has translation MTAVEDRPLRADAARNVERILRAAREVYSELGPDAPMEAVARRAGVGERTLYRRFPTKADLVRAALDQSIAEDLTPVIDRARQAKDPLRGLTALIEAAISLGAREHHLLTAARRAGSLTPDISVSLNAALGELARAGQRAGSIRADLVTDDLPRLVAMLFGVLSTMDAGSDGWRRYVALVVDAISVSDRRPLPPAAALRYEVRPDSWPL, from the coding sequence ATGACCGCGGTGGAAGACCGGCCGTTGCGGGCCGACGCGGCGCGCAACGTCGAGCGCATCCTGCGCGCGGCGCGTGAGGTCTATAGCGAGTTGGGGCCGGACGCCCCGATGGAAGCGGTGGCGCGCCGCGCGGGCGTCGGTGAGCGAACCCTCTACCGCAGGTTTCCGACGAAGGCCGACCTGGTCCGCGCCGCCCTGGATCAAAGCATCGCCGAGGACCTCACGCCGGTGATCGACCGCGCCCGCCAGGCCAAGGATCCGCTTCGCGGCCTCACTGCGCTGATCGAAGCCGCGATCTCGCTGGGCGCCCGGGAGCACCACCTGCTGACGGCCGCGCGCCGGGCCGGGTCACTCACACCCGACATCTCGGTGTCGCTCAACGCCGCGCTCGGCGAGCTTGCCCGCGCGGGCCAGCGAGCCGGCAGCATTCGCGCCGACCTGGTCACCGACGACCTGCCCCGCCTGGTCGCAATGCTGTTCGGCGTGCTGTCGACCATGGATGCGGGCAGCGACGGCTGGCGACGCTATGTCGCCCTGGTGGTCGACGCGATTTCGGTCAGCGACCGTCGGCCGCTGCCTCCGGCCGCGGCCTTGCGTTATGAGGTGCGGCCGGACAGCTGGCCGCTGTGA
- a CDS encoding NAD(P)H-dependent amine dehydrogenase family protein: MRRVIQFSTGNVGRHSLRAIIGRPDLELVGVHAVSADKVGRDAAQLCGLGEPTGIVATDDIDALLALGADCVVYTSQGETRPMEAIEQMSKFLAAGTNVVGTSMVWLVTPRHADDWLREPLERACAAGNASLYVNGIDPGFSGDTLVHSAVSLTTRVSSITVQEIFDYGNYDDAEFTGAAMGFGSTPDDDTPMMFLPGVIVSMWGGQVRSLADNLGIKLDDVRQRVEPWYTPERIDCTMMTVEPGQMAAVRFATEGVRDGAPVITLEHVTRLTQAAAPDWEFPPQGHTGVHRVVVDGEPRVEINTHVSHPLFDSTDAGCISTAGRVVNAIDWVCRAPRGLIGVEEIPLSATMRGAMWKER, translated from the coding sequence GTCAGCGCGGACAAGGTCGGGCGGGACGCGGCGCAGTTGTGCGGGCTCGGCGAACCGACCGGCATCGTCGCCACCGACGACATCGACGCCCTGCTGGCCCTCGGCGCCGACTGCGTCGTCTACACCTCGCAGGGTGAGACACGGCCGATGGAAGCCATCGAGCAGATGTCCAAGTTCCTTGCCGCGGGCACCAACGTGGTCGGTACATCGATGGTCTGGCTGGTCACCCCCCGCCACGCCGACGATTGGCTGCGGGAACCGCTCGAGCGTGCCTGCGCGGCCGGCAACGCCTCGCTCTACGTCAACGGCATCGACCCCGGGTTCTCCGGTGACACGCTGGTGCACTCGGCGGTCAGTCTGACCACGAGGGTGTCGTCGATCACGGTGCAGGAGATTTTCGACTACGGCAACTACGACGACGCGGAGTTCACCGGTGCCGCAATGGGTTTCGGATCCACTCCGGACGACGACACGCCGATGATGTTCCTGCCCGGGGTGATCGTGTCGATGTGGGGCGGCCAGGTCCGCTCCCTGGCGGACAACCTGGGCATCAAGCTCGACGACGTGCGTCAGCGCGTCGAACCTTGGTACACACCGGAACGGATCGACTGCACCATGATGACGGTAGAGCCGGGGCAGATGGCCGCCGTCCGGTTCGCCACCGAGGGCGTGCGCGACGGCGCGCCGGTCATCACCCTCGAGCACGTCACCAGGCTCACCCAGGCCGCCGCGCCCGACTGGGAATTCCCGCCCCAGGGTCACACCGGGGTGCATCGCGTCGTCGTGGACGGCGAGCCGCGGGTCGAGATCAACACCCACGTTTCCCATCCGCTGTTCGATTCCACTGATGCCGGCTGCATTTCGACGGCCGGCCGGGTCGTCAACGCGATCGACTGGGTGTGCCGCGCTCCGCGGGGCCTCATCGGTGTCGAGGAAATTCCGCTCTCGGCAACCATGCGCGGCGCGATGTGGAAAGAGCGCTAG